From a region of the Deinococcus terrestris genome:
- a CDS encoding diacylglycerol/lipid kinase family protein: protein MTQALSPSSLSGRSYAVVLNPTAGRGLAGRTWPRLEAELRVRALDYEVIQEASGPAALARVQALPPGVAVLAVGGDGTVGALLPALVGTGRPLGVIPLGTGNDFAGMLGLKPGDFRAALSRIAGAPRPVDALRVTVQGEGGAGETRLLLNGLGMGFDAQLTARLPEAPAWLPGLGRYAWAALTTLRHLTLTPVTADVDGERLYAGPSILAAAMNGTRYGGGFHISPQSDPRDGLLNVVVSGPLGRRQVLRLMALVLPGRHLGDPGVHHRAGRVAELTWAQPTWLHLDGDVVGRATGVRVEVLPGAVALLGR from the coding sequence GTGACTCAGGCACTTTCCCCGTCTTCCCTTTCCGGGCGGTCCTACGCCGTCGTTCTCAACCCCACCGCCGGGCGTGGCCTGGCGGGGCGCACCTGGCCCCGGCTGGAGGCCGAGTTACGGGTGCGGGCGCTGGACTACGAGGTCATTCAGGAGGCGAGCGGTCCGGCGGCGCTGGCGCGGGTGCAGGCCCTCCCGCCCGGCGTGGCGGTGCTGGCGGTCGGCGGGGACGGAACGGTGGGGGCGCTGCTGCCCGCGCTGGTGGGGACCGGGCGGCCCCTGGGGGTCATTCCGCTGGGGACCGGGAACGACTTCGCGGGGATGCTGGGCCTCAAGCCGGGCGACTTCCGGGCGGCCCTCTCGCGGATCGCGGGGGCACCCCGCCCGGTGGACGCCCTGCGGGTGACCGTGCAGGGGGAGGGCGGCGCGGGCGAGACGCGGCTGCTCCTCAACGGCCTGGGCATGGGCTTCGACGCGCAGCTCACCGCCCGGCTGCCGGAGGCTCCCGCGTGGCTGCCGGGGCTGGGGCGCTACGCCTGGGCCGCCCTGACCACCCTGCGCCACCTGACCCTCACGCCCGTCACGGCCGACGTGGACGGCGAACGTCTCTATGCAGGCCCCAGCATCCTCGCCGCCGCGATGAATGGCACCCGCTACGGGGGCGGCTTTCACATCAGCCCCCAGTCTGACCCACGCGACGGCCTCCTCAATGTGGTCGTCAGCGGTCCGTTGGGGCGGCGGCAGGTGCTGCGGCTGATGGCGCTGGTGCTACCGGGCCGTCACCTGGGCGACCCCGGCGTCCATCACCGCGCGGGCCGGGTGGCCGAGCTGACCTGGGCGCAACCGACTTGGCTGCACCTCGACGGCGATGTGGTGGGCCGGGCGACCGGGGTGCGGGTGGAGGTGCTGCCGGGGGCGGTGGCGCTGCTGGGGCGCTGA